The following coding sequences are from one Halobellus litoreus window:
- a CDS encoding helicase-related protein — MTRDFESGDRIRLNGDPAEVIRTYEVGDLPYLRVYVEGDGAKTVCLDHVSVEPSSDALDTLEDQVADLHPRHEAVSSEWFDLRTEALQLKMAHEQGQLLSISNSLVRLEPYQLACVNQVMQKLRQRALIADDVGLGKTIEAGLILKELEARNRANSVLFLVPAHLQKKWIRDMERFFDIDLTVADRQWVDAERRRLGEEANIWDQEGQRLVTSMAFLRQDEFQSEIENAFWDVAVIDEAHKASKRGESPSKTSLMAERVANHCESLLLLSATPHDGKGEAFRSLISYIDPFLVAEDQDLTRETVNRVMIRRGKETIYDDNGERIFPERDVQTATVSMSPAEEQLYERVTEYVREVYNRSDQLNEPAVGFAMALMQKRLVSSVGAIRETLRRRLHGLLEPDERGLSTDATAYLEGEDLEDSDREQAEQELERLTVAQGDEALQKEIDTLQELVAMAEDLPVDTKARKVKRYIEQLFEEHPDEKLILFTEYRDTLDYLLDLFADEPWADEILTIHGDVSKDERTRIEDEFNYGKSRLLMATDAASEGIDLQHSCHIMINYELPWNPNRLEQRIGRIHRYGQDKEVKVWNFQFDGTRESEIFDLLQDKVEEIRSKVGATADVLGMLDDVNIDSLLMKSVQNQEPASATKEELEELMEEREQTLLEWYERSLIDCSTFDAESRQEIQSIVDDSEDVFGSEQEIREFFTRAIEAFEGSVEKRGNQLYEAEVPPEVTDSGQPETMEPFTFSRDFAIDHDGIEYLSPDADILQALRDLVLQQEQDAGKAGMKLLPFVDQPGITFVYKVAFEDATGKTIREQLIPVYVDLAGLDAQRSLGERVLDADTIHARPDGSTVSRLLTQRGELEDAAERYISSLVAEIREDLLETRQQDVRKELSDLESYEQAERDRIQSFIDSYEQKATTGSDMRIAIRNQKQRLEQLETRIESRKTELRKQEQVISLAPDIEAYCLTLPV; from the coding sequence ATGACTAGAGATTTCGAATCCGGAGACCGAATCAGACTCAACGGTGATCCAGCAGAGGTCATCCGTACGTACGAAGTCGGGGATCTTCCGTACCTCCGGGTCTACGTTGAGGGCGATGGTGCAAAGACGGTGTGCCTTGACCACGTCTCCGTCGAACCAAGCAGTGATGCACTCGATACCCTCGAGGATCAAGTAGCAGACCTCCACCCCCGACACGAAGCAGTTTCGTCAGAATGGTTCGACCTCCGGACCGAGGCGCTCCAGCTCAAGATGGCCCACGAGCAGGGGCAACTCCTGAGCATCTCGAACTCGCTCGTCCGCCTCGAACCCTACCAGCTTGCCTGTGTGAATCAGGTGATGCAGAAGCTCCGCCAGCGAGCACTCATCGCTGACGACGTCGGTCTCGGGAAGACCATCGAGGCAGGCCTCATCCTCAAAGAACTCGAAGCCCGAAATCGAGCCAACAGCGTCCTCTTCCTCGTTCCCGCGCACCTTCAGAAGAAGTGGATTCGGGACATGGAGCGCTTCTTCGACATCGACCTCACGGTTGCGGACCGCCAGTGGGTCGACGCCGAGCGTCGACGACTCGGCGAGGAGGCGAACATCTGGGACCAGGAGGGCCAGCGTCTGGTCACCAGCATGGCGTTCCTCCGTCAGGACGAGTTCCAGTCCGAGATCGAGAACGCCTTCTGGGACGTCGCCGTCATCGACGAAGCGCACAAGGCCAGCAAGCGGGGCGAGTCCCCCAGCAAGACCTCGCTTATGGCCGAACGCGTCGCCAATCACTGTGAATCCCTGCTGTTGCTAAGTGCGACGCCGCACGACGGGAAGGGGGAGGCGTTCCGATCCCTCATCAGCTATATTGACCCGTTCCTCGTCGCCGAGGACCAGGACCTCACTCGAGAGACGGTGAACCGCGTCATGATTCGGCGCGGAAAGGAGACCATCTACGACGATAACGGGGAGCGCATCTTCCCCGAACGAGATGTCCAAACGGCCACCGTCTCGATGTCGCCCGCAGAGGAGCAACTGTACGAGCGCGTGACCGAGTACGTCCGCGAAGTCTACAACCGATCTGACCAATTGAACGAGCCCGCTGTCGGCTTTGCGATGGCGCTCATGCAAAAGCGGCTTGTGAGCAGCGTAGGCGCGATTCGAGAGACACTCCGACGTCGCCTTCACGGGCTGCTCGAACCCGACGAGCGGGGTCTCTCGACCGATGCGACGGCCTACCTCGAAGGCGAGGACCTGGAGGACTCTGACCGTGAACAGGCGGAGCAGGAACTCGAACGGCTCACGGTCGCTCAGGGTGATGAAGCACTCCAGAAGGAGATCGACACGCTGCAGGAACTCGTCGCGATGGCCGAGGATCTGCCGGTCGACACCAAGGCCCGGAAGGTCAAACGCTACATCGAGCAGCTCTTCGAGGAGCATCCGGACGAGAAGCTCATCCTGTTCACTGAGTACCGCGATACGTTGGACTATCTCCTCGATCTCTTCGCCGATGAACCATGGGCAGACGAGATTCTGACCATCCACGGGGATGTGAGCAAAGACGAGCGAACCCGGATTGAAGACGAATTCAACTACGGGAAGTCCCGATTACTGATGGCGACCGATGCGGCCAGTGAGGGGATCGACCTCCAGCATAGCTGCCACATTATGATCAACTACGAACTCCCGTGGAATCCGAACCGCCTCGAACAGCGAATTGGCCGGATCCATCGCTACGGACAGGACAAGGAGGTCAAGGTGTGGAACTTCCAGTTCGATGGCACACGAGAATCCGAAATTTTCGATCTACTCCAAGACAAGGTTGAGGAAATCCGGTCGAAGGTCGGTGCGACGGCAGATGTCCTCGGGATGCTGGACGACGTCAACATCGACTCCCTCCTGATGAAATCTGTCCAGAACCAGGAACCAGCCTCCGCCACAAAAGAGGAACTCGAGGAGTTGATGGAAGAGCGTGAACAGACACTCCTCGAGTGGTACGAACGGAGTCTCATAGACTGCAGTACGTTCGACGCCGAGAGTCGACAGGAGATTCAGTCGATCGTCGACGACTCAGAGGACGTCTTCGGAAGTGAACAAGAGATTCGAGAGTTCTTCACTCGAGCTATCGAGGCATTCGAGGGCTCGGTTGAGAAGCGTGGAAACCAGTTGTACGAGGCAGAAGTCCCGCCTGAAGTGACTGACAGTGGACAGCCTGAGACGATGGAACCGTTCACATTTAGTCGCGATTTCGCCATCGATCACGACGGGATCGAGTACCTTTCTCCGGATGCAGATATTCTGCAGGCCCTCCGCGATCTGGTTCTCCAGCAGGAGCAAGACGCAGGGAAGGCTGGAATGAAGCTGCTGCCATTCGTCGATCAACCCGGCATCACATTCGTCTATAAGGTCGCCTTCGAAGATGCAACCGGCAAGACGATTCGGGAGCAACTTATCCCCGTCTACGTTGATCTCGCTGGACTTGACGCCCAGCGTTCGCTCGGCGAGCGAGTCCTTGATGCAGATACAATCCACGCTCGACCGGATGGAAGCACTGTGTCTCGGTTGCTCACACAACGTGGTGAACTTGAAGATGCTGCGGAAAGGTACATCAGTAGTCTCGTCGCCGAGATTCGTGAGGATTTACTCGAAACGCGCCAGCAGGATGTCCGGAAAGAACTCTCTGACTTGGAATCTTACGAGCAAGCAGAGCGAGATCGAATCCAGTCGTTCATCGATTCGTACGAACAAAAAGCGACAACAGGGTCAGATATGCGCATTGCGATTCGGAATCAAAAACAACGTCTTGAGCAGCTAGAAACCCGGATCGAATCCAGAAAAACGGAGCTGAGGAAACAAGAGCAGGTGATCTCACTAGCCCCAGATATCGAAGCATACTGTCTAACATTACCAGTCTAA
- a CDS encoding HNH endonuclease signature motif containing protein, which produces MFGRSSGINSKYDDPSSHDEKYPPDWDARRKAVYERDNYTCQECGRRSGPHAGDGGATLHAHHLISLRDGGWNHLGNLVTVCQYCHDGIHGHPTGSQYGVGEHNALRVLRVVGRAIVRGIKWAIR; this is translated from the coding sequence ATGTTTGGGCGTAGTTCCGGAATCAACTCGAAATACGACGATCCCAGCAGTCACGACGAGAAGTATCCGCCTGACTGGGACGCTCGCCGGAAGGCCGTCTACGAACGCGATAACTACACGTGTCAAGAGTGTGGGCGACGGAGTGGACCTCACGCTGGCGACGGCGGGGCGACTCTCCACGCGCACCACCTAATCTCACTCCGCGACGGTGGGTGGAACCACCTGGGGAACCTCGTGACGGTCTGTCAGTACTGTCACGACGGTATCCACGGCCACCCGACTGGGAGTCAGTACGGTGTTGGCGAACACAATGCCCTACGGGTCCTTCGAGTGGTCGGCCGGGCAATCGTGCGCGGTATTAAATGGGCGATCCGGTAG
- a CDS encoding DNA-binding protein, translated as MMHTRAVLEATEKMATSDSQSQQGTTVPDREVAKHVFAAELNEATYTFKTSQDERAPVYVALPTGVRANRVCVMGTVTDVEDVGTDDQEYLRVRVVDPTGTFWVYAGQYQHEALKKFKKIQPPEFLAVIGKPRTYKTDDGRINVSLVPEDVGVVDISTRDIWVFEAARRTLERVESAQETSPKVAALAREQYGHDGSYFAHVAAFTLQNLLDGDESATELDAETIEERLEEAEAKGDDVDGEEPEQETLIED; from the coding sequence ATGATGCACACGCGGGCGGTCTTGGAGGCGACTGAAAAGATGGCAACAAGCGACTCTCAATCACAGCAGGGGACGACTGTCCCAGACCGCGAGGTGGCGAAGCACGTCTTTGCCGCCGAGCTGAACGAAGCGACATACACGTTCAAGACCTCACAAGACGAGCGTGCCCCGGTTTACGTTGCACTCCCTACCGGAGTGCGAGCGAACCGAGTGTGTGTCATGGGAACGGTCACGGACGTCGAGGATGTCGGAACCGACGACCAGGAGTACCTTCGAGTGCGTGTCGTCGACCCGACTGGGACGTTCTGGGTGTACGCCGGGCAGTACCAGCATGAGGCACTCAAGAAATTTAAGAAGATTCAGCCACCCGAGTTCCTCGCGGTCATCGGCAAGCCCCGGACGTACAAGACCGACGACGGAAGGATTAATGTCTCACTCGTCCCCGAGGACGTCGGGGTCGTCGACATCAGTACGCGCGATATCTGGGTATTCGAGGCAGCGCGGCGAACACTCGAGCGTGTCGAGTCGGCGCAGGAGACCTCCCCGAAGGTAGCCGCACTCGCTCGCGAACAGTACGGCCATGATGGGTCGTACTTCGCGCATGTCGCGGCGTTCACGCTCCAGAACCTCCTCGATGGTGACGAATCTGCGACGGAGCTCGATGCGGAGACGATCGAGGAGCGTCTCGAGGAAGCCGAAGCCAAGGGTGACGACGTCGACGGCGAAGAGCCGGAACAGGAAACATTGATCGAGGACTAA
- a CDS encoding replication factor A (Replication protein A protects and stabilize the intermediate ssDNA that is generated by the unwinding action of a DNA helicase at the replication fork. In addition, SSBs prevent the formation of secondary structures by single-stranded template DNA.) yields MSTLREDAQSLHDQLAPHLPDDCVDEYDVDALATLFDSYVNTYRVPRTQAFESVRGHVLKEVGIDTDAFWAAQRDSERGTTDDPLPLAECTTDNEWVTIRAKVVELWEPKHESIHQVGLIGDESGRLKFTAWAKSDPPDIEEDTTYTFKDVVVEEYEGSYSVKINSRSEIIEHAHDSAEVVTDVGTMITTHEGFFVAIQGQSGLIKRCSASDCTRVVTGGECSEHGAVDGEFDLRIKAVIDDGHTAQECLFTHGVTEEVTGIDLEEAKELAADALDFTVVSDRFTDILIGRRFTVEGPLLGRYLLIEEVEETPERAFSDGYEEAVVELLAEYNYDGPGLTAASIEDLPRSYDAHAGGLGGD; encoded by the coding sequence ATGAGCACCCTCCGAGAAGACGCGCAGTCACTCCATGACCAGTTGGCTCCCCATCTGCCGGATGACTGCGTTGATGAGTATGACGTCGACGCGCTCGCAACGCTCTTCGACTCCTACGTCAACACGTATCGAGTGCCGAGGACCCAGGCGTTCGAGAGTGTTCGAGGCCACGTTCTCAAAGAGGTGGGCATCGACACTGACGCGTTCTGGGCGGCTCAACGCGATAGTGAACGGGGAACGACCGACGATCCTCTCCCTCTTGCTGAGTGTACCACCGATAACGAGTGGGTCACAATTCGCGCGAAGGTCGTCGAACTCTGGGAACCGAAGCACGAGTCTATCCACCAGGTCGGCCTCATCGGCGATGAGAGCGGACGGCTCAAGTTTACCGCGTGGGCAAAGTCGGACCCACCAGACATCGAGGAAGACACGACCTACACGTTCAAAGACGTCGTCGTTGAGGAGTACGAAGGCTCCTATTCGGTGAAAATCAACTCGCGTAGCGAGATTATCGAGCACGCGCATGATAGCGCGGAAGTCGTGACAGATGTCGGGACGATGATCACGACGCACGAGGGATTCTTTGTCGCTATCCAGGGGCAGTCTGGACTCATCAAGCGGTGCTCGGCTTCCGATTGCACTCGCGTCGTCACGGGCGGTGAGTGCAGCGAACACGGCGCCGTCGACGGCGAGTTCGACCTGCGTATCAAAGCGGTCATCGACGATGGGCACACGGCCCAGGAATGCCTGTTCACTCATGGCGTCACCGAGGAGGTCACGGGGATCGACTTGGAGGAGGCCAAGGAGCTGGCGGCCGACGCGCTGGATTTCACCGTCGTCTCCGACCGCTTCACTGACATTCTGATCGGGCGGCGTTTCACCGTCGAAGGGCCCCTGCTCGGGCGGTATCTCCTCATCGAAGAAGTCGAAGAGACTCCGGAGAGAGCGTTCTCGGATGGCTACGAAGAAGCAGTCGTGGAACTGCTCGCAGAATACAACTACGATGGGCCGGGGCTCACGGCTGCGTCTATCGAAGACCTCCCGCGCTCGTATGATGCACACGCGGGCGGTCTTGGAGGCGACTGA
- a CDS encoding ATP-binding protein, whose translation MDDRFPTYGRRGRLIEASIVAAVVMAGGWLVAPAVLDPFWTGLGGLAVYGPLSIPIFAAFWFLGRPLLPSIGVSGLLFIITVFLLGGVNVFLLNMPVSDFSDALNIPFAVGNALAIFVGTYIVITVTDKGRNNQEKQRERERIPSGPTTYSPTRNTTVNANGDRSPSSHNANDAVVAEDVSIDGPPGTHSSTGSSPSKAKLRNLTYDWQHPPQRFTDIGGYDDVKADLERRVLEPLLAHRDGDDRFSRFSVEPESGIMLYGPPGTGKTMFARALAGELTVPFVELSPADVTSMWINESSDRVKTLFDEAKQIGPCVIFLDEAEHLFGAREYSGKGSHAEDRKVTSEFLAQLTHEDREAIVVAATNRPGDIDRAILRPGRLAAHFEIGLPDEEARTAILRTHLTDVPSSLSDTEYANLATHTAGMTGADLADLVDEARRNAADRDARVLTRDDFPSTEDLQVIATELEPETDDLPTIDDGDNDEDDPRDRDVAVRSKADDDGGSDDSAIGYQ comes from the coding sequence ATGGACGACCGGTTCCCTACGTACGGTCGGCGTGGCCGCCTCATCGAAGCCTCGATCGTCGCAGCTGTCGTGATGGCAGGGGGGTGGCTGGTCGCACCAGCCGTCCTCGACCCTTTCTGGACGGGCCTCGGGGGACTCGCGGTGTACGGCCCGCTGTCCATCCCTATATTCGCAGCGTTCTGGTTCCTCGGGCGACCGCTGCTCCCCTCGATCGGGGTGAGTGGACTGCTGTTCATCATCACGGTATTCTTGCTCGGGGGTGTGAACGTTTTCCTCCTGAACATGCCGGTTTCTGACTTTTCGGACGCGCTCAATATTCCGTTTGCCGTGGGGAACGCACTCGCTATCTTCGTCGGGACGTACATTGTGATCACGGTGACAGACAAAGGGCGAAACAACCAAGAGAAACAGCGTGAGCGAGAACGAATCCCCTCCGGCCCAACTACCTACTCCCCGACCCGGAACACGACCGTGAACGCGAATGGGGATCGGAGCCCGAGCAGTCACAACGCCAACGATGCTGTCGTCGCCGAGGACGTATCCATCGATGGGCCGCCGGGAACTCATTCCTCGACCGGGAGTAGCCCGTCCAAGGCCAAATTGCGGAACCTGACGTACGACTGGCAGCACCCGCCGCAGCGATTCACCGACATCGGCGGCTACGATGACGTGAAGGCCGATCTCGAACGCCGTGTCCTCGAACCCCTCCTGGCGCATCGCGATGGGGATGACCGCTTCTCGCGGTTCAGTGTCGAGCCTGAGAGCGGCATCATGCTGTATGGTCCGCCGGGAACGGGAAAGACGATGTTCGCGAGAGCGCTTGCTGGCGAACTCACTGTCCCGTTCGTCGAGCTCTCTCCAGCGGACGTGACGTCGATGTGGATCAACGAGAGCAGTGACCGGGTCAAGACGCTGTTTGACGAGGCAAAACAGATTGGGCCGTGTGTCATCTTCCTCGACGAAGCCGAACATCTGTTCGGAGCGCGCGAATACTCAGGGAAGGGTTCGCATGCTGAGGACCGGAAGGTGACCAGCGAATTTCTCGCGCAGCTCACTCACGAGGACCGTGAGGCTATCGTGGTTGCGGCGACGAACCGACCGGGTGATATCGACCGGGCGATCCTTCGACCGGGACGGTTGGCTGCACACTTTGAGATTGGCCTCCCGGACGAGGAAGCCCGTACCGCCATCCTCCGGACGCACTTGACCGATGTGCCGTCGTCGCTCTCGGATACAGAGTACGCGAATCTCGCGACGCATACGGCTGGGATGACGGGAGCGGATCTCGCTGACCTCGTCGACGAGGCCCGACGGAACGCGGCTGACCGCGATGCTCGCGTTTTGACTCGTGACGACTTCCCATCGACTGAGGACCTCCAAGTAATAGCGACAGAGCTGGAACCCGAGACGGACGATCTCCCGACCATCGACGACGGGGATAACGACGAGGACGACCCTCGAGATCGGGATGTCGCCGTCCGTTCGAAGGCAGATGATGACGGCGGGTCCGACGACTCGGCCATCGGCTACCAGTAG
- a CDS encoding VirB4 family type IV secretion system protein has protein sequence MNPLEKLLGKNEPEEDEPERIPIDDLSGKETQVALEYLELLDREATRKNIEWAAYQLQAEEVPLVSPTESLEERETLDKKLVAPRAMERHPEFQVREEKVTQIMTVTAFPRKVNLGWLVPLTIADVNLRLSLHITPRDPAKTRKQLQRRYTQTTTALTLKSRKGRTDTHQEELEREDLLRILQDVIRGTTKVFDIAIYMELAADSHEELDEMRERVDTILAEQDVETTVLHHQQIEGNGTIVPLATDTIKNVHPIQLEALGTLFNLVEPPIYDEDGIMMGFDDTSRPVILDRYAHSGFGMTISGKTGSGKSYARKLEIYRRLLTDPTVQCILFDPAGDDYPQFAKKLGGEVIRFGGSQKVNPMDISASTGEIGASEDTYPLTVRSVVEMLNTHYEDRGGLPAAEEGMLIQATHYAYLSKGIILGEYDTYANESPIIDDLIQGVKIITEGGFMQALESDLVDEAVLEHFQELDILDEDGNPVTETHISVPMAVITPSKKHQEVAKALEPKFESFKPGGINANLNGQTNLELNSRLVVMDMSSFADTGEMPLILHAMLQWAYLEAKRSPDRFDVTFDEAHYLLGRESTRDLINLFIRHARHYDAGLTLMSQTAHEFMRTDARREIYENCDIKLLFYAQSVSDATKEYFDLSPAEVKYLQSAPRGQESGYSGCLLSTTKHGRRRLEIHSGDFEHYMIDDNLDPWDYIEEIEGPMRPGEADPNAEPDFETSEMPPVSNRELDMELSSAFAEDRTTQEPPESIADDDTTDSLTSDSGDR, from the coding sequence ATGAATCCCCTTGAGAAACTCCTCGGAAAGAACGAACCCGAGGAAGACGAGCCTGAACGTATTCCGATCGACGATCTCTCCGGCAAGGAAACCCAGGTCGCACTCGAATACCTAGAACTCCTCGATCGGGAAGCTACCCGGAAGAACATTGAGTGGGCGGCCTACCAGCTCCAGGCCGAAGAAGTTCCGCTTGTCTCTCCTACAGAATCCCTCGAAGAGCGAGAGACGCTTGATAAGAAGCTGGTCGCGCCGCGAGCAATGGAGCGCCACCCTGAGTTCCAAGTCCGTGAAGAGAAGGTCACGCAAATCATGACCGTCACGGCCTTCCCCCGGAAAGTCAACCTCGGGTGGCTCGTACCGCTTACTATCGCGGACGTAAACCTCCGCCTCTCGCTACACATTACACCACGAGACCCGGCAAAGACACGTAAACAGCTCCAGCGCCGCTACACGCAGACCACGACGGCGCTCACGCTCAAGTCCCGAAAGGGTCGGACGGACACCCACCAAGAGGAATTGGAGCGCGAGGACCTCCTACGGATTCTTCAAGACGTGATTCGCGGGACAACGAAGGTCTTTGACATCGCCATCTACATGGAACTTGCCGCGGACTCGCACGAGGAACTCGACGAGATGCGCGAGCGTGTTGACACCATTCTCGCGGAACAGGACGTCGAGACAACGGTACTACACCACCAACAGATCGAGGGTAATGGGACTATTGTCCCTCTCGCGACGGACACAATCAAGAACGTCCACCCCATCCAGCTTGAGGCTCTCGGGACGCTGTTCAACCTCGTCGAGCCGCCGATCTACGACGAAGACGGTATCATGATGGGTTTCGACGATACATCGCGCCCAGTAATCCTCGACCGCTACGCCCACTCCGGATTCGGGATGACTATTTCGGGGAAAACTGGCTCTGGGAAGTCCTACGCTAGAAAACTCGAAATCTACCGCCGACTGCTGACTGACCCCACGGTGCAGTGCATCCTGTTCGACCCGGCGGGTGATGACTATCCACAGTTCGCGAAGAAACTGGGTGGTGAGGTCATCCGCTTTGGTGGGTCGCAGAAAGTCAATCCGATGGACATCTCAGCATCCACGGGTGAGATTGGAGCGTCCGAGGACACCTACCCGCTCACGGTGCGTTCCGTGGTAGAGATGCTGAACACCCACTACGAAGACCGTGGCGGGCTCCCTGCTGCGGAAGAGGGTATGCTCATCCAAGCGACGCACTACGCATACCTCTCGAAGGGGATCATCCTTGGCGAGTACGACACCTACGCGAACGAATCACCCATCATCGACGATCTCATCCAGGGTGTGAAAATCATCACAGAAGGTGGTTTCATGCAGGCGCTCGAATCGGACCTCGTCGACGAGGCAGTGCTCGAGCACTTCCAGGAGTTGGACATTCTCGACGAGGACGGCAACCCAGTCACGGAGACGCACATTTCTGTGCCGATGGCAGTAATCACGCCCTCGAAGAAGCACCAGGAGGTCGCGAAGGCGCTGGAACCAAAGTTCGAGTCGTTCAAGCCAGGTGGTATCAACGCGAACCTGAACGGCCAAACAAACCTCGAACTGAACTCGCGTCTCGTCGTGATGGACATGAGTTCGTTTGCCGATACAGGCGAGATGCCGCTGATCCTCCATGCGATGCTCCAGTGGGCGTACCTCGAGGCCAAACGGTCGCCAGATCGCTTCGATGTGACCTTCGATGAGGCCCACTACCTACTGGGGCGTGAATCGACGCGGGATCTCATCAATCTCTTCATCAGGCACGCACGCCACTACGACGCGGGCCTCACCCTGATGAGTCAGACGGCTCACGAGTTCATGCGGACGGACGCTCGCCGCGAAATCTATGAGAACTGCGACATCAAGCTCTTGTTCTATGCACAGTCTGTGTCGGACGCGACGAAGGAGTACTTCGATCTTTCTCCGGCTGAGGTGAAGTACCTCCAATCGGCTCCACGTGGACAGGAGTCCGGATACTCCGGATGTTTGCTGTCGACGACAAAGCACGGGCGCCGCCGTCTCGAGATCCATTCCGGTGACTTCGAGCACTACATGATCGACGACAATCTCGACCCGTGGGACTACATTGAGGAAATCGAGGGACCGATGCGCCCCGGTGAAGCTGATCCCAATGCGGAGCCCGATTTTGAGACGTCCGAAATGCCTCCGGTGTCGAATCGGGAGCTGGACATGGAACTGTCGAGTGCGTTCGCAGAAGACAGAACGACGCAGGAACCGCCCGAGAGTATCGCTGACGACGACACGACGGACTCCTTGACATCCGATTCTGGTGACCGTTAA
- a CDS encoding DUF7139 domain-containing protein: protein MEDKQMTEYEDAGSTLDLMDFKNVRDGGVVETPTTYAMVMQIQPRDWLILSEERKESLYLSFLTFLRGVQFPTQILSMTTAYDPEPYLKQFEGAENMLINSGDDEEDVDPLDESPLLDYGRKYHTEWLRGVVDVAEIRDRDFYFAVAVAKDEEADDGLKAQIQSLMPSGNDVEVDDEAKYIEEVKARAQRVASKLPQTQVEAEILDTRPAVLEVLYEVYHGEKPPISFEQGSFSLPANKAQEVANAAYTPEEAAQAEANEDGDYEFDRASDEHPEIEPEPDSEFDSDPLAAVGDGGYAHPDSVERVAESRILSWYARNIGPIGHGSLPVVPRAVYAGVFLGLLSLILSVGALGTFIWSMNIAERGTDIYWLARTVSFATAAASLPGFVLSLVVLFPSERRTKGLGVAGLAAAGYALTLFLGAYPQDWDSNPAVTTFTLEVYAMGIFALLIAVVLAVRSRQKVDLSNLVVASDPDASDVATDGGGAGIPSIPVDDTDDEDAGVDLDECRDTDIGVVEVDTDGVDIEGPDADTGADTTDPRTTENESEVTK from the coding sequence ATGGAGGACAAACAAATGACTGAATACGAAGACGCCGGTTCGACGCTGGACCTCATGGATTTCAAGAATGTCCGTGACGGCGGCGTCGTGGAAACGCCTACCACCTATGCGATGGTGATGCAGATACAGCCTCGAGACTGGCTAATCCTCTCTGAAGAACGCAAAGAAAGCCTCTATCTATCGTTCTTGACGTTCCTGCGCGGGGTTCAGTTCCCAACACAGATCCTCTCGATGACGACGGCATACGATCCCGAACCCTACCTCAAGCAGTTTGAGGGAGCCGAAAATATGCTCATCAACTCGGGCGACGACGAGGAAGATGTTGACCCGTTGGATGAGTCGCCGCTGCTCGACTACGGCCGAAAGTACCACACTGAGTGGCTCCGGGGCGTCGTCGATGTCGCGGAAATTCGTGACCGCGACTTCTACTTCGCGGTTGCAGTCGCTAAAGATGAGGAGGCTGACGATGGCCTCAAGGCCCAGATCCAGTCGTTGATGCCTAGCGGGAACGACGTTGAGGTTGATGACGAAGCTAAGTATATCGAGGAAGTGAAAGCCCGCGCCCAGCGTGTGGCGTCGAAGCTCCCCCAGACGCAGGTGGAAGCCGAGATTCTGGACACTCGCCCGGCTGTCCTTGAGGTCCTCTACGAAGTCTATCACGGAGAGAAGCCACCTATCTCGTTCGAACAAGGTAGCTTCTCACTCCCGGCCAATAAGGCACAGGAGGTCGCCAACGCAGCCTATACTCCCGAAGAAGCGGCACAGGCCGAGGCGAATGAGGATGGTGACTACGAGTTCGACCGCGCTTCCGACGAACATCCCGAAATCGAACCCGAACCAGATTCCGAATTTGATTCCGACCCGCTGGCAGCGGTTGGTGATGGTGGGTACGCACACCCAGACTCCGTTGAGCGCGTCGCAGAATCGCGTATCCTGAGCTGGTACGCTCGTAATATCGGGCCTATTGGACATGGATCACTCCCAGTCGTCCCGCGAGCGGTCTACGCGGGTGTGTTTCTGGGCCTCCTAAGCCTCATACTCAGTGTGGGGGCGCTCGGCACGTTCATCTGGTCGATGAATATCGCCGAACGCGGTACGGACATCTATTGGCTGGCTCGGACCGTGTCGTTCGCGACGGCTGCGGCGAGTCTGCCTGGATTCGTGCTGAGTCTTGTCGTATTGTTCCCTTCGGAGCGAAGAACGAAGGGACTCGGAGTGGCCGGCCTCGCAGCGGCAGGCTATGCACTCACTCTGTTCCTTGGAGCGTATCCCCAAGACTGGGACTCAAATCCCGCCGTGACCACGTTCACGCTTGAGGTGTACGCGATGGGCATCTTCGCGCTGCTCATCGCTGTCGTCCTCGCGGTACGTTCGCGACAAAAGGTGGACCTCTCGAACCTAGTAGTCGCTTCTGACCCCGACGCGTCTGATGTGGCGACCGACGGTGGGGGCGCAGGCATTCCTTCCATCCCCGTCGATGACACTGACGATGAAGACGCTGGCGTTGACCTCGATGAGTGTCGTGACACTGACATCGGTGTTGTCGAGGTCGACACCGACGGCGTCGATATAGAGGGCCCCGATGCTGATACTGGCGCTGACACCACGGACCCCAGGACGACTGAAAATGAATCTGAGGTTACAAAATGA